A region from the Streptomyces lydicus genome encodes:
- a CDS encoding DUF5685 family protein — translation MFGIVRPCTHRLSQGLKAEWMAHLCGLCLALRGDHGQFARVVTNYDGLIISVLTDAQSGPAPARRRTAGPCPLRGMRTASVAQGEGARLAASVSLVLASAKIRDHVADGNGALRRRPVAAAARRVAAGWDRAGARTGATLGFDTAVLVDAVDRQLGIEELAGPGTPLTFITEPTETATAAAFAHTAVLAGRPGNAAPLAEAGRFFGRLAHLLDAVEDQASDAAEGAWNPLAATGATLAQARRLCDDALHGIRLALRDVEFADSALVHVLLVHELRRSVDRAFGTASCSHQGPGAPGPYDGQGRNPYRNGGPSPYGQPPQHGQPPHYGQAPAGGGPYAHGRQHLNGPQNPYSGGPVGPGGPSGGHGGHGGGSGGGEGGMPHFPPQPKKPRGFFAGCAVAIGLCCTCKLCCAEEYEGPWSRKKREGCCQNCDCCDGCSLCEWCECCECCECCSCCDC, via the coding sequence GTGTTCGGAATCGTCCGGCCCTGCACCCATCGCCTGTCCCAGGGCCTCAAGGCGGAGTGGATGGCCCATCTGTGCGGCCTCTGTCTCGCGCTGCGCGGCGACCACGGGCAGTTCGCCCGGGTCGTCACGAACTACGACGGGCTGATCATCTCCGTGCTGACGGATGCGCAGTCCGGTCCCGCGCCGGCCCGCCGCCGTACCGCGGGGCCCTGCCCGCTGCGGGGTATGCGGACCGCGTCGGTGGCGCAGGGGGAGGGCGCGCGCCTCGCGGCATCGGTGTCCCTCGTGCTCGCCTCGGCGAAGATACGCGACCATGTCGCCGACGGGAACGGAGCGTTGCGCCGCCGGCCGGTGGCCGCCGCCGCGCGCAGGGTCGCCGCCGGCTGGGACCGGGCCGGGGCGCGCACCGGCGCCACCCTCGGCTTCGACACCGCCGTACTCGTCGACGCGGTCGACCGGCAGCTGGGCATCGAGGAGCTGGCCGGGCCCGGCACACCGCTGACGTTCATCACCGAGCCGACCGAGACGGCGACCGCCGCGGCCTTCGCCCACACCGCGGTGCTCGCGGGCCGGCCGGGCAACGCCGCGCCGCTGGCCGAGGCCGGCCGGTTCTTCGGGCGGCTGGCCCATCTCCTCGACGCCGTGGAGGACCAGGCTTCGGACGCCGCCGAGGGCGCCTGGAACCCGCTCGCCGCGACGGGCGCCACCCTCGCACAGGCCCGCCGGCTGTGTGACGACGCGCTGCACGGCATCCGACTCGCCCTGCGCGACGTGGAGTTCGCCGACTCCGCCCTGGTGCATGTGCTGCTGGTCCACGAACTGCGCCGCTCGGTGGACCGCGCCTTCGGCACGGCCTCCTGCTCCCACCAGGGGCCCGGAGCACCGGGGCCGTACGACGGCCAGGGCCGGAACCCGTACCGAAACGGCGGACCCTCCCCGTACGGACAGCCTCCGCAGCACGGGCAGCCTCCCCACTACGGCCAGGCACCGGCCGGCGGTGGTCCGTACGCCCACGGGCGGCAGCATCTGAACGGGCCGCAGAACCCGTACAGCGGCGGTCCGGTGGGCCCCGGCGGCCCGAGCGGCGGTCATGGCGGTCACGGCGGCGGCTCCGGCGGGGGCGAGGGCGGGATGCCGCACTTCCCGCCGCAGCCGAAGAAGCCCCGCGGCTTCTTCGCCGGCTGTGCGGTCGCCATCGGGCTGTGCTGCACCTGCAAGCTCTGCTGTGCGGAGGAGTACGAGGGGCCGTGGTCGCGCAAGAAGCGCGAGGGATGCTGCCAGAACTGCGACTGCTGCGACGGCTGCAGTCTCTGTGAGTGGTGCGAATGCTGCGAATGCTGTGAATGTTGCAGCTGTTGCGACTGCTGA
- a CDS encoding undecaprenyl-diphosphate phosphatase has translation MSAISIGQAVVLGAVEGVTEFLPVSSTGHLKIAEGLMGIPVNDKTVVAFSAVIQVGAIAAALVYFFKDIVRIVGAWFRGLRNREERYHHDYKFAWWVIYATIPIVVVGLAAKPLIEGPLASLWVVAGSLIIGSGVMWAADQMGRHKRGEDDTSLKDAMWVGCSQILALLFPGFSRSGATMSTALILDLERVAATRLSFFLGIPALTGAGIYELKDAIGAGAAVAPLAIGTVVSFAVAYASISWLLKFVAKHSFNSFVIYRILVGALLFGLLGMGVLS, from the coding sequence ATGAGCGCGATCAGCATCGGCCAAGCCGTCGTCCTCGGAGCCGTCGAGGGGGTGACGGAATTCCTTCCGGTCTCCTCCACCGGCCACCTCAAGATCGCCGAAGGCCTGATGGGCATCCCCGTCAACGACAAGACCGTCGTCGCCTTCTCCGCGGTCATCCAGGTCGGCGCGATCGCCGCGGCGCTCGTGTACTTCTTCAAGGACATCGTGCGCATCGTGGGTGCGTGGTTCCGCGGGCTGCGCAATCGCGAGGAGCGCTACCACCACGACTACAAGTTCGCCTGGTGGGTGATCTACGCCACCATCCCGATCGTCGTCGTCGGCCTGGCCGCCAAGCCGCTGATCGAGGGCCCGCTCGCCTCCCTGTGGGTGGTGGCCGGGTCGCTGATCATCGGCAGCGGGGTGATGTGGGCGGCGGACCAGATGGGCCGCCACAAGCGCGGTGAGGACGACACCTCGCTCAAGGACGCCATGTGGGTCGGCTGCTCCCAGATCCTCGCCCTGCTCTTCCCGGGCTTCTCCCGCTCCGGCGCGACGATGTCCACCGCCCTCATCCTCGACCTGGAGCGCGTCGCGGCCACCCGCCTCTCCTTCTTCCTCGGCATCCCGGCCCTCACCGGAGCGGGCATCTACGAGCTGAAGGACGCCATCGGTGCCGGCGCCGCCGTTGCGCCACTGGCCATCGGCACCGTCGTCTCCTTCGCCGTCGCCTACGCCTCCATCTCCTGGCTGCTGAAGTTCGTGGCCAAGCACTCCTTCAACTCCTTCGTGATCTACCGGATCCTCGTCGGCGCGCTCCTCTTCGGCCTGCTGGGCATGGGCGTCCTTTCCTGA
- a CDS encoding acyltransferase family protein, giving the protein MIPPSHSSASALQDNERPATAEGTATPGHSPALSPAGTPGGTQAESAPPPPAKHRDAFFDNAKYLAIVLVALGHAWEPLYAGSRSAAALYIFVYAFHMPAFTVISGYFSRSFEMRRNQLQRLVTGVAVPYIVFQTAYAAFRYWAGDVPDFSVDLTDPWFLTWFLVALFLWRLTAPLWRIVRWPVPLALAIALAASVSPDLGSGLDLQRVLQFLPFFVLGMCLKAEHFQLVRRRAARIAAVPVLVAALAFAYWAVPRMNDAWFYHTDSAQHLGVPWWCGILMQLAMFGCSLVLTACFLAWVPGRRTWCTVLGAGTLYGYLLHGFLAKASRWWDWYDADWIHTPWGALAVTLLAGVIVTLLCTPPVQRALRFVMEPKMTWAFRKEPSPGAPPGRTA; this is encoded by the coding sequence GTGATCCCTCCCTCCCACTCCTCCGCCTCCGCCCTGCAGGACAACGAGCGGCCGGCCACCGCCGAGGGGACCGCCACCCCCGGCCACTCCCCCGCCCTTTCCCCTGCCGGCACCCCGGGCGGCACCCAGGCCGAATCGGCGCCACCGCCCCCGGCAAAGCACCGCGACGCCTTCTTCGACAACGCCAAATACCTGGCGATCGTGCTGGTGGCCCTGGGCCACGCCTGGGAACCTCTCTACGCCGGCAGCCGGAGCGCGGCCGCGCTCTATATCTTCGTCTACGCGTTCCACATGCCCGCATTTACCGTCATATCCGGGTACTTCTCCCGTAGTTTCGAAATGCGGCGGAACCAGCTGCAGCGGCTGGTCACCGGCGTCGCCGTCCCGTACATCGTGTTCCAGACGGCCTACGCGGCGTTCCGGTACTGGGCCGGCGACGTGCCGGACTTCTCTGTCGACCTGACGGACCCGTGGTTCCTCACCTGGTTCCTGGTCGCCCTGTTCCTCTGGCGGCTCACCGCCCCGCTGTGGCGGATCGTCCGGTGGCCGGTACCCCTGGCCCTGGCGATCGCCCTGGCAGCCTCGGTTTCCCCGGATCTCGGCAGCGGCCTTGACCTGCAGCGGGTCCTGCAATTCCTGCCGTTCTTCGTTCTGGGCATGTGCCTGAAAGCGGAGCACTTCCAGCTCGTGCGCCGCCGGGCGGCGCGGATCGCCGCGGTGCCCGTCCTCGTGGCCGCGCTGGCCTTCGCCTACTGGGCCGTGCCGCGCATGAACGACGCATGGTTCTACCACACCGACAGCGCACAGCATCTGGGTGTGCCGTGGTGGTGCGGCATCCTGATGCAACTGGCCATGTTCGGCTGCTCGTTGGTCCTCACGGCCTGCTTCCTGGCCTGGGTGCCCGGCCGCCGGACATGGTGCACCGTACTGGGCGCCGGCACCCTCTACGGCTACCTGCTGCACGGATTCCTGGCCAAGGCCTCCCGCTGGTGGGACTGGTACGACGCCGACTGGATCCACACCCCGTGGGGCGCCCTCGCCGTCACGCTCCTCGCCGGTGTGATCGTGACGCTGCTGTGCACCCCACCGGTCCAGCGCGCCCTGCGCTTCGTCATGGAGCCGAAGATGACGTGGGCCTTCAGGAAGGAGCCCTCGCCCGGCGCCCCACCGGGCCGTACGGCCTGA
- a CDS encoding helix-turn-helix domain-containing protein, with protein MEPAATASPPPTGISLRQLLMSLGEPLVELQAAPAGLDVEIRSVALLDPEDPPITHPGELVLAIGARGRAAFPALRAGGRDGAAAVAVKLDTPGQAAALSATAVEAGIALLSVRSEARWEQVDALVRAALESVPQGRPGEGHEEGDLFSLAQTTAVLTGGIVSIEDTANRVLAYSRSTDSDEVDDLRRLSILGWQGPEAYLARLRKWGVFQRLRASDEVIAIDSHPELGIRRRLAVAIRSGERQLGTIWVQEGSAPLTEHSDQALLGAARVAALHLVRRRRELSADLTLTRTLAAGLLEGSTGPQPLANHLALDAARPAAVLGFSYGTAEATPPELTRSEVSNLISVHTAARHRSALVTQVDARIYVLLPQLPRSIDTGTLRGWGQAITEAARRHLGMPLRGSIGCIVPGLGEVPESRREADRILDAMVSAGVATTVAALPDIQAEVLVSEVLTLLSAHPEMRDPRLTALVTHDSRSQGQLAESVLAYLNAFGDVRAAATELHVHPNTLRYRIRRAEELTGLDLSRPDQRLLAMLQLRLPPAP; from the coding sequence ATGGAGCCGGCCGCGACGGCCTCGCCGCCCCCGACCGGGATCAGCCTCCGCCAACTACTGATGTCGCTGGGCGAACCCCTGGTGGAGCTACAGGCCGCGCCCGCCGGGCTGGACGTCGAAATCCGCAGCGTCGCACTGCTGGACCCCGAGGATCCGCCGATCACCCACCCCGGCGAGCTGGTGCTCGCCATAGGCGCCCGCGGCCGCGCCGCCTTCCCCGCGCTGCGGGCCGGCGGGCGTGACGGCGCCGCGGCCGTCGCGGTCAAGCTGGACACTCCCGGACAGGCCGCGGCGCTCAGCGCGACCGCCGTCGAGGCGGGCATCGCGCTGCTGTCCGTCCGGAGCGAGGCGCGCTGGGAGCAGGTGGACGCACTGGTCCGCGCGGCGCTGGAGAGCGTGCCGCAGGGGCGCCCCGGCGAGGGGCACGAGGAAGGTGATCTCTTCTCGCTCGCCCAGACCACCGCCGTTCTCACCGGCGGCATCGTCAGCATCGAGGACACCGCCAACCGCGTGCTGGCCTACTCCCGCTCCACCGACTCCGACGAGGTCGACGACCTGCGGCGGCTGTCCATCCTGGGCTGGCAGGGACCGGAGGCGTATCTGGCGCGGCTGCGGAAGTGGGGCGTCTTCCAGCGGCTGCGTGCCTCCGACGAGGTGATCGCTATCGACAGCCACCCCGAGCTGGGAATCCGCCGGCGGCTGGCGGTGGCCATCCGGTCCGGGGAGCGGCAGCTGGGCACCATCTGGGTACAGGAGGGCTCGGCGCCGCTGACCGAGCACTCGGACCAGGCGTTGCTGGGTGCGGCCCGGGTCGCCGCGCTCCACCTCGTACGCCGCCGCCGGGAGCTCTCCGCGGACCTGACGCTGACCCGGACACTGGCGGCCGGGCTGCTGGAGGGCAGCACCGGCCCCCAGCCGCTGGCGAACCACCTGGCCCTGGACGCGGCCCGCCCGGCCGCCGTCCTGGGTTTCTCGTACGGGACCGCCGAGGCCACCCCGCCGGAGCTGACCCGCTCCGAGGTCAGCAACCTGATCTCGGTGCACACCGCGGCCCGGCACCGCAGCGCCCTGGTCACCCAGGTCGATGCGCGGATCTACGTACTGCTGCCGCAGCTGCCGCGCAGCATCGACACCGGCACGCTGCGCGGCTGGGGGCAGGCGATCACCGAGGCCGCGCGCCGGCATCTGGGCATGCCGCTGCGCGGTTCCATCGGCTGCATCGTGCCGGGACTCGGGGAGGTTCCCGAATCACGGCGGGAGGCGGACCGGATCCTCGACGCGATGGTGAGCGCGGGCGTCGCCACCACGGTCGCCGCGCTGCCGGACATCCAGGCCGAGGTGCTGGTCAGCGAGGTGCTGACGCTGCTCTCCGCGCACCCGGAGATGCGCGATCCCCGGCTGACCGCCCTGGTCACTCACGACAGCCGGAGCCAGGGACAGTTGGCCGAGTCGGTCCTCGCCTACCTGAACGCCTTCGGAGACGTACGGGCCGCGGCCACCGAGCTGCATGTGCACCCCAACACGCTGCGCTACCGGATCCGCCGCGCAGAGGAGCTGACCGGCCTCGACCTCAGCCGCCCGGATCAGCGACTGCTGGCGATGCTCCAGCTGCGGCTGCCGCCCGCCCCCTGA
- a CDS encoding SpoIIE family protein phosphatase — translation MMTSENAVPGGSGRAWDMAKAATAELDAQGRIVAWTWAAERLLGYPAEEILHRPAAELLVIPGDEARVAAVAEWCRSGDGWGGSVAARHRDGRDLQLAVQVTPLLDRTGEERWSVLALEEWRMPGGGVNQLMLEPFLAHAPVGMAVLDTGLRYVWVNEVLERLIPLDRRLGKRVAEVLPKLEAEAFEERMRRVLKTGAPVMDYEFRSPTYADPSQERAYSASFFGLEDPRGRRIGLWYMVIDVTERWRAQERLGLLNDASVRIGSTLDVTRTAQELADVAVPALADFVAVDLLDSVLRGAEPVPGPVDNTPTMRRSGQQSVHEGCPEAGLAVGEAVRRSPSSPIARCLLKGESLVEPVLDFATSSWVTEDPVRADVIRAFGFRSVMVAPVKARGITLGAATFFRSRRLGPFVADDVRLAEELVARAAVCVDNARRFTRERAAARVMQQNLLPHELTGGSALEVASWYFPADAPSGVGGDWFDVIPLSGARVALVVGDVVGHGINAAATMGRLRTAVRTLANLDLPPDELLARLDDLVIGLVTTQGSDPAADADPGADAGNPSVASTFMGATCLYAVYDPVSRRCSMARASHLPPLVVGPDGAVDCPDLPAGPPLGLGTLPFESVELELAEGSLIALYTNGLIETCDRDIGVGLSRLSNALSVPGQTLKDIGGNVVKALMTGPPSDDAALLLARTHALDAHQVASWDLPTDPAVVGSARALAGRQLCEWGMDELQFTTELIVSELVTNAIRHATGPITLRLIRQDALICEVSDASSTSPRLRHARTTDEGGRGLFIVAQVTRRWGTRYTPTGKIIWTELGMPSGAGSSVVEEG, via the coding sequence ATGATGACCTCGGAGAATGCCGTGCCGGGCGGGTCGGGCCGTGCATGGGACATGGCGAAGGCGGCCACGGCCGAACTGGACGCGCAGGGGCGGATCGTCGCGTGGACCTGGGCGGCGGAGCGGCTGCTCGGATATCCCGCCGAGGAGATCCTGCACCGTCCCGCGGCGGAGCTGCTGGTGATACCCGGCGACGAGGCGCGGGTGGCCGCCGTGGCGGAGTGGTGCCGCTCGGGGGACGGCTGGGGCGGATCGGTCGCGGCCCGTCACCGGGACGGCCGGGATCTGCAGCTGGCGGTGCAGGTCACACCGCTGCTCGACCGCACAGGCGAGGAACGGTGGTCCGTCCTCGCGCTGGAGGAATGGCGGATGCCGGGCGGCGGAGTGAACCAGCTGATGCTCGAACCGTTCCTGGCGCATGCACCGGTCGGCATGGCGGTACTGGACACCGGCCTGCGGTACGTCTGGGTCAACGAGGTGCTGGAGCGCCTGATCCCGCTCGACCGGCGGCTGGGAAAGCGGGTGGCGGAGGTCTTGCCGAAGCTGGAGGCCGAGGCGTTCGAGGAGCGGATGCGGCGGGTCCTGAAGACCGGGGCGCCGGTGATGGACTACGAATTCCGCAGCCCCACGTACGCGGATCCCAGCCAGGAGCGCGCCTACTCGGCTTCGTTCTTCGGGCTGGAGGACCCCCGGGGCCGGCGCATCGGCCTGTGGTACATGGTCATCGACGTCACCGAACGCTGGCGGGCGCAGGAACGCCTGGGGCTGCTGAACGACGCCAGTGTGCGGATCGGCAGCACGCTGGATGTCACCCGGACCGCACAGGAACTGGCCGATGTCGCCGTGCCGGCGCTCGCCGACTTCGTCGCCGTCGACCTGCTGGATTCGGTCCTGCGGGGCGCCGAGCCGGTTCCCGGGCCGGTCGACAACACCCCCACCATGCGGCGCTCCGGCCAGCAGTCGGTGCACGAGGGCTGCCCGGAGGCCGGACTTGCCGTGGGGGAAGCCGTCCGGCGCTCCCCCTCGTCGCCCATCGCGCGCTGTCTGCTCAAGGGCGAATCCCTCGTGGAGCCCGTACTGGACTTCGCCACCAGCTCCTGGGTCACCGAGGACCCGGTCCGGGCCGATGTGATCCGCGCCTTCGGTTTCCGCTCGGTGATGGTGGCGCCGGTCAAGGCCCGGGGCATCACCCTGGGCGCGGCGACGTTCTTCCGCTCCCGCCGTCTGGGGCCCTTCGTGGCGGACGACGTCCGGCTCGCCGAGGAGCTGGTGGCCCGGGCGGCGGTGTGCGTCGACAATGCGCGCCGCTTCACCCGCGAGCGCGCCGCGGCCCGGGTGATGCAGCAGAACCTGCTGCCGCACGAACTGACCGGCGGATCCGCCCTGGAGGTGGCGTCGTGGTACTTCCCCGCGGACGCGCCGAGCGGAGTGGGCGGCGACTGGTTCGATGTGATTCCGCTGTCCGGGGCGCGGGTCGCCCTGGTCGTGGGGGATGTGGTGGGGCACGGCATCAACGCCGCGGCGACAATGGGGCGGCTGCGTACCGCCGTACGCACCCTGGCCAACCTGGACCTGCCGCCCGATGAACTGCTGGCCCGGCTGGACGACCTGGTCATCGGCCTGGTGACGACGCAGGGCTCCGACCCGGCGGCGGACGCCGACCCGGGGGCGGACGCCGGGAACCCGAGCGTGGCCTCGACGTTCATGGGGGCCACCTGCCTGTACGCCGTGTACGACCCGGTCAGCAGGCGGTGCAGCATGGCGCGCGCCAGCCATCTGCCGCCGTTGGTCGTCGGTCCTGACGGCGCCGTCGACTGCCCCGACCTGCCCGCGGGACCGCCGCTCGGCCTCGGGACGCTGCCCTTCGAGTCCGTCGAACTGGAGCTTGCCGAGGGCAGTCTGATCGCGCTCTACACCAACGGACTGATCGAGACCTGCGACCGGGACATCGGCGTCGGGCTGTCCCGGCTGAGCAACGCCCTCTCGGTGCCCGGGCAGACGCTGAAGGACATCGGCGGAAATGTGGTCAAGGCGCTGATGACCGGGCCGCCGTCCGATGACGCCGCGCTGCTCCTGGCTCGGACCCACGCCCTGGACGCGCACCAGGTCGCCTCCTGGGACCTGCCCACCGATCCGGCCGTGGTCGGCAGCGCCCGCGCTCTGGCTGGCCGTCAGCTGTGCGAATGGGGCATGGACGAGCTGCAGTTCACCACGGAGCTGATCGTCAGCGAACTGGTCACCAACGCCATCCGCCACGCCACCGGACCGATCACGCTGCGGCTGATCCGGCAGGACGCCCTGATCTGCGAGGTCTCCGACGCCAGCAGCACCTCGCCGCGTCTGCGCCATGCCCGGACCACCGACGAGGGCGGGCGCGGGCTCTTCATCGTCGCGCAGGTCACCCGGCGCTGGGGCACCCGCTACACGCCCACCGGCAAGATCATCTGGACCGAGCTGGGCATGCCGTCCGGGGCCGGATCCTCCGTCGTCGAGGAAGGCTGA
- a CDS encoding NAD-binding protein: MNPAAGPADRAPGTVLIGATTLARRVCASLEESGHPVDHLAAPDDQDLRRALAARPAGVAVLVGDDLSALRYALAVRHVCDTVRIVVTVFDRTVAQQLRLLLRHCVPVSPADLLAPTLAGLCVDPDALAVWDDGQGAVAVRRSGGHLVETAWRASPGARRRALLGRLRGQLQPHDADARLLLIGLLGIVAVLAADWMWLVAVFHQPVSTAFLEAARVVAGVGPAAPHPGHPVYEVVSAVAMLVTVGFTALLTAGIVDRLFGPRLVGVLGPRVLPRAGHVIVVGLGQVGLRLCQTLRQLGVPVIGVEREPAAPNLRLARSMGIPVVLAHGEDRAVLARLGLGRARALAAVGSHELDNIAVAVAAHGVAPDVRVVLRAGEDEAIAETRSLLPLGLTRDITRTSAAFVAAHLTACRSGAAPRRVVADADCDYVDLPGRGLVGRPVAAGDDCGHVPGEGERTPARSVPGPG; encoded by the coding sequence ATGAATCCGGCCGCGGGCCCGGCGGACCGGGCCCCCGGGACCGTGCTGATCGGTGCGACGACGCTGGCGCGCCGGGTCTGCGCCTCCCTGGAGGAGAGCGGACACCCGGTCGACCACCTCGCCGCACCGGACGACCAGGACCTGCGCCGGGCGCTCGCCGCCCGGCCGGCCGGGGTGGCCGTCCTCGTGGGCGACGACCTGTCCGCACTGCGCTACGCGCTCGCGGTACGGCACGTCTGCGACACCGTCCGGATCGTGGTCACCGTCTTCGACCGCACCGTGGCGCAGCAGCTCCGGTTGCTGCTGCGCCACTGTGTACCGGTCTCGCCCGCCGATCTCCTGGCGCCGACGCTGGCCGGACTGTGTGTGGACCCCGATGCCCTGGCCGTATGGGACGACGGGCAGGGCGCGGTGGCGGTCCGGCGGTCCGGGGGACACCTGGTGGAGACGGCATGGCGGGCGAGCCCGGGCGCCCGGCGGCGCGCGTTGCTAGGGCGGCTGCGGGGGCAGTTGCAGCCGCATGACGCGGACGCCCGCCTGCTGCTCATCGGGCTGCTGGGGATCGTCGCCGTACTGGCCGCGGACTGGATGTGGCTGGTCGCCGTCTTCCACCAGCCGGTCAGCACCGCCTTCCTGGAAGCCGCCCGGGTCGTCGCCGGTGTGGGGCCTGCCGCGCCGCATCCCGGCCATCCCGTGTACGAGGTGGTCTCGGCCGTGGCGATGCTGGTGACGGTGGGATTCACCGCGCTGCTGACCGCGGGCATCGTCGACCGGCTGTTCGGCCCCCGGCTGGTCGGCGTCCTGGGGCCGCGGGTGCTGCCCCGGGCCGGTCACGTCATCGTGGTGGGGCTGGGGCAGGTGGGCCTGCGGCTGTGCCAGACCCTGCGTCAGCTGGGGGTGCCCGTCATCGGGGTCGAGCGCGAGCCCGCCGCCCCGAATCTGCGCCTCGCCCGGTCGATGGGGATACCGGTGGTGCTGGCGCACGGCGAGGACCGTGCGGTGCTGGCGCGGCTCGGACTGGGGCGGGCGCGGGCGCTCGCGGCCGTGGGCTCCCACGAGTTGGACAACATCGCCGTCGCGGTCGCCGCCCACGGTGTGGCACCGGACGTCCGGGTGGTGCTGCGGGCCGGGGAGGACGAGGCGATCGCGGAGACCCGCTCGCTGCTGCCCCTCGGGCTGACCCGCGACATCACCAGGACCAGCGCGGCCTTCGTGGCCGCCCATCTCACCGCCTGCCGGTCCGGCGCCGCGCCCCGGCGCGTGGTGGCCGATGCCGACTGCGACTATGTCGATCTGCCGGGACGCGGTCTCGTCGGCCGGCCCGTCGCGGCCGGGGACGACTGCGGCCATGTCCCCGGCGAGGGCGAGCGGACTCCGGCCCGCAGCGTGCCAGGTCCGGGGTGA
- a CDS encoding amino acid permease, translating to MSKMTTSPPNPVAAPPTPPGHGQAPQQSGLQSGLKNRHLSMIAVGGVIGAGLFVGSASGIAAAGPGILLSYALVGAMVVFVMRMLGEMAAANPTSGSFSAYADRALGRWAGFSIGWLYWFFWVVVLAVEATAGAAILTSWVPAVPQWAWALIVMFVLTATNLSSVASFGEFEFWFAGIKVVAIAAFIVLGGLAIFGVLPGSANAATGFSNLTSHGGFLPHGPSAILTGVLMVVFSFMGSEIVTLAAGESEDPERAVTKATKSVIWRVGIFYLGSILVVVSLLPWNDPSIIKKGSYVAALDSIGIPHAGQIMNVIVLTAVLSCLNSGLYTASRMAFSLGQRGDAPAAFARTNSRGVPQAAILASVLFGFIAVGFNYLWPDTVFQFLLNSSGAVALFVWLVICFSQLRMRGIILRENPEKLVVRMWLFPYLTWATIAMISFVLVYMLTDDSEGGGRIQVLLSVLLAALVVAVSLVRDRLGARAAEKAAVTAR from the coding sequence ATGTCGAAGATGACTACATCTCCCCCCAACCCCGTGGCCGCTCCGCCCACTCCCCCGGGGCACGGGCAGGCCCCGCAGCAGTCAGGCCTGCAGTCGGGCCTCAAGAACCGCCATCTGTCCATGATCGCCGTGGGTGGAGTCATCGGCGCCGGTCTCTTCGTGGGCTCCGCCTCCGGCATCGCCGCCGCCGGCCCCGGCATCCTGCTGTCGTACGCCCTCGTCGGCGCGATGGTCGTGTTCGTGATGCGGATGCTCGGCGAGATGGCGGCCGCCAACCCGACCTCCGGTTCCTTCTCCGCCTACGCGGACCGGGCGCTCGGCCGCTGGGCCGGCTTCTCCATCGGCTGGCTGTACTGGTTCTTCTGGGTCGTGGTGCTCGCCGTGGAGGCGACCGCCGGTGCGGCCATCCTCACCAGCTGGGTCCCGGCCGTCCCGCAGTGGGCCTGGGCGCTGATCGTGATGTTCGTCCTCACCGCCACCAACCTCTCCTCGGTCGCCTCCTTCGGTGAGTTCGAGTTCTGGTTCGCCGGCATCAAGGTCGTCGCCATCGCGGCCTTCATCGTCCTCGGCGGCCTGGCGATATTCGGCGTACTGCCCGGCTCCGCCAACGCGGCGACCGGCTTCAGCAACCTCACCTCGCACGGCGGATTCCTTCCGCACGGGCCCAGCGCGATCCTCACCGGCGTCCTGATGGTCGTCTTCTCCTTCATGGGCAGCGAGATCGTCACCCTGGCCGCCGGTGAGTCCGAGGACCCGGAGCGCGCGGTCACCAAGGCCACCAAGAGCGTGATCTGGCGGGTCGGCATCTTCTACCTGGGCTCGATCCTCGTGGTCGTCTCCCTGCTGCCGTGGAACGACCCCTCGATCATCAAGAAGGGCTCCTACGTCGCGGCGCTCGACTCGATCGGCATCCCGCACGCCGGCCAGATCATGAACGTCATCGTGCTGACGGCCGTGCTCTCCTGTCTCAACTCCGGCCTCTACACCGCCTCCCGGATGGCCTTCTCGCTCGGCCAGCGCGGCGACGCCCCGGCGGCCTTCGCCCGGACGAACTCGCGGGGCGTCCCGCAGGCCGCGATCCTCGCTTCCGTCCTCTTCGGCTTCATCGCGGTCGGCTTCAACTACCTGTGGCCGGACACCGTCTTCCAGTTCCTCCTGAACTCCTCGGGCGCGGTCGCGCTCTTCGTCTGGCTGGTCATCTGCTTCTCGCAGCTGCGGATGCGCGGGATCATCCTGCGCGAGAACCCGGAGAAGCTGGTCGTCCGGATGTGGCTGTTCCCGTACCTGACCTGGGCGACGATCGCGATGATCTCGTTCGTGCTGGTCTACATGCTCACCGACGACAGCGAGGGCGGCGGCCGGATCCAGGTACTGCTGTCGGTGCTCCTCGCCGCGCTGGTGGTCGCGGTTTCCCTGGTCCGCGACCGGCTCGGCGCCCGTGCCGCCGAGAAGGCGGCCGTCACCGCCCGTTAG